One stretch of Archocentrus centrarchus isolate MPI-CPG fArcCen1 chromosome 5, fArcCen1, whole genome shotgun sequence DNA includes these proteins:
- the errfi1a gene encoding ERBB receptor feedback inhibitor 1a, with translation MRPEGAWSMSTVGLTAQEISFPIENPFLRGSYCYSMAGSKPSWSERHVLDNCYFSMDAPNSDHSYRAQQKGPPPSYERHKHSPNSQRLPPKKPWPFNLSLSYNIEPSTPSSADKDQVVPSFKKLSFQEGNSPPQTPSRCSKPLPPLPTRTDISHEQAMDSEVEYFTSSDDSCCLVPEPYSKSSVRNNLSRRSFRDCGQINYAYYEGPVGPQSPQQPQQHHQANPPQEEQEQYEQQQQQQEQPEPVACQRLQDKAQRKLRRSHSGPAGSLHKPSLLRFTCQRRHPNGMDKPEVPPPIPPRTLKTGDCRRWSAEVSSGAYSDEDKPPKVPPRDPLSRGSSRTPSPKSLPTYSNGVMPPTQSFAPNPNYVSGRSLQRQNSEGSPCILPIMENGRKASTTHYYLLPFAGSPCDCHTGKKTQVDFV, from the exons ATGCGACCCGAGGGTGCCTGGAGTATGTCCACAGTGGGCCTGACTGCCCAGGAGATTTCTTTTCCCATAGAAAACCCCTTTCTCCGGGGCAGCTACTGTTACAGCATGGCTGGATCTAAACCATCCTGGAGTGAACGCCATGTGCTGGACAA CTGCTACTTCAGTATGGACGCTCCAAATTCAGATCACAGCTATCGTGCCCAGCAAAAGGGGCCACCTCCGAGTTATGAGA GACATAAACACAGTCCCAACTCACAGAGATTACCCCCAAAGAAACCCTGGCCCTTCAACCTTTCCCTGTCCTACAACATTGAACCTAGCACCCCAAGTTCTGCTGACAAAGACCAGGTGGTCCCCTCGTTCAAGAAATTGTCATTCCAAGAGGGGAACAGCCCACCACAGACACCTAGCAGATGTTCTAAGCCTCTTCCCCCTCTTCCCACACGGACAGATATCTCCCATGAGCAGGCTATGGACAGTGAGGTAGAATATTTTACAAGTTCAGATGACAGCTGCTGCCTGGTGCCTGAACCCTATTCTAAATCATCTGTTCGAAATAATTTAAGCAGAAGGAGCTTCAGGGACTGTGGGCAGATTAACTATGCTTATTATGAAGGGCCAGTAGGACCACAAAGCCCACAGCAGCCCCAACAGCACCATCAAGCAAATCCTCcacaggaagaacaggaacagtatgagcagcagcagcagcaacaggaacAACCTGAGCCAGTGGCCTGTCAGAGACTGCAGGACAAGGCTCAGAGGAAGCTAAGACGCTCTCATTCTGGACCAGCTGGATCTTTACACAAGCCCTCACTGCTGCGATTCACATGCCAGAGAAGGCACCCCAATGGTATGGATAAACCAGAGGTTCCCCCTCCTATACCTCCACGTACACTCAAGACAGGAGACTGCAGGCGCTGGTCAGCAGAGGTCTCATCTGGGGCTTACAGTGATGAGGACAAACCACCCAAAGTGCCCCCAAGGGACCCTTTGTCCAGAGGTAGCTCCCGTACTCCCAGCCCCAAGAGCCTCCCAACATACAGTAATGGTGTCATGCCTCCAACCCAAAGCTTTGCACCAAATCCTAATTATGTAAGCGGTCGGAGTTTACAGAGACAGAACAGTGAGGGCTCCCCATGCATCCTTCCTATTATGGAGAACGGCAGGAAGGCCAGCACCACACATTACTACCTTCTGCCTTTTGCAGGCTCGCCTTGTGACTGCCACACCGGAAAGAAAACACAGGTGGATTTTGTTTGA